AGCGGAATTGCGAGGACGCTGCTGTAGGAAGCAGAATGGCGCAGTCGTTCGGCGACCGCTTCACCTCGGCTGTGCAGATCGCTGATGTCGCCGTAGGTGCCGTTCGAGATCAACTGTGTGACGAAGATGGCCGGCGCGGAGATTCGCAACGCGACGTTGTAGTAGCCGACGAACACGCTCGTGGCGAGGACGCCGATCAAGATGGTGTCGATCCGCCCCATCATCGTATTGAGCATGCTCTGGGGGAACTTCGGCTTCGCGAACGTCCAGATCCGCCGGACGGTCGCCCGCGTCGGCAGTCGCGGGCGGACGCCGATGAGACGGAACGGAAGGGGCGCAACCACGATGAGTCCCAGCGCCGTCCCGGCAACGAGGCCACCGGCCTGATAGCCGAGAACGACCAGCCCGATCTGTCCAATGTACTTCAAGACGGTCTTCAGGAGGTCGATCCAGCTGTGATAACCGAAATTCGGTCGGACGCTGAGGATCATCCCCGTCTGCTGAGTGAGGTTCAGGCCGACGAACAGCAAGGCGAGCACCGGCCAGTGCCGGCCGAGGCCGTCGACGGGGATGTACCCCGCCGCGAACTCACCGGCGATGGCGATTACCGCGACGCCGACGACGGTGAACAGCCCGAGCCCGAGGGCGTATGCGCCCATAATCTCCCCTTCCCGGGCGTCCGACTCCGTGATCCGCTTGCGACAGCCCTCGACCCAGCCACCGAAGGGGTTGTTGAGCGTGTCGGCCACGCCGTAGATGAAGAAATACAGCCCGTAGACGTCCGGAGTCGTCATTCGCGCGACCACGACGGTCCCGACCAGTCCCAGAACAGCGGTCAGGAGCCGACCGACGAACCCGAACCCGACCTGCTCGCCGAAGTCCGTGCGATCACTCATCGTACTATGGACACACTCAACACGGTTAGTCGATGTAGCCGAGTTCGCGGAGCTGGTCCTCGGGGATATCCGCTCGGGTGCGTTCGGGGTCGATCTCCTGAACGTGGTCCTCGACCCACTCCTTGACGTCGAGGGCGTGTTCGGGCGGTGACCCGACGGTCGACGCGGCGATGGCTCGCCAGGAGTGGGTGCCGGGGTCGTCGTCGTCGAGCCACGTCGCCTCCATCCCGTGGTCGCTCAGGATCAGGAGTTCGTCGTCCTCTCCCAACGCCGCCCGGACCTCGCCGACCTGCTCGTTCACGTCCTCGTACACCTGCCGGTAGGCCTCCTCGTCGTCGGAGTAGATGTGGCCCAGCACGTCGATCACGTGGATGTGGGTCGCGGCGATCTCGATGTCGTGAGTGATCGCCTCGTGGACCCAGCCGAACTTGCTGGCGGCCTCGGTGTACGTTTCCCTGATCAGCGTCTCCTCGGACATCCGGTCTTCCTTGACCTCCTCGAACAGCCCCCAGAGGTAGTGGAGCGCCTCGTTGCGGTAGACACCGGGCCAGTTGTGGACGGCGCGGTACTCTCCGTCGAGGAAAGTCGGTTCCTCGACGATCTGCAAACTCCAGTCCTGACCCGTGTTCTGCTTGATCGCGTCCCCGATCTTCCCTCGGATGTTCCCGCTGACGTTCAGCGTGTGTGCGATCCGAGAGAGCATGGTCAACACCTGACTGTCCCACTCCCCGTGGCCCGTCATGCCGTGTTCGGTCGGGTGGAGTCCGGTGGCGATGGAGGGCCAGGCCTCGCCCGTGTGGGGATGTTCGAGCCTGTGAGCGACCGACTGCATCTTCGTGTGTTCGTCCAGCAGTAAGTTCTCACAGCCGAAATCCTCCGCGTGACGGACGTCGACGGCGTCCAACGCCAACACGACGAGTACCATATTTGACCAGTACACTGTCGACCGTATAAAGTCGCTTCCGTCGGCCGCGACGACCTCGCCGACAGACCGATACCGCGGCGTAGACCCGTCTACGTGTACCCGAGGTCGTCGAGTTGGTCCAGTACCGCCTCGGAGAGGTCGTCGTCGCTGGTCTGGGCGGGCGCACCGGCGAGTTCGTCTTTCAGTTCGTCGAGTCGTTCCCGTGGTTCGTCGACGGTCGCGGTGCCCGTCTCGACGAACCCGTCGCGAGTCTCGTAGCCGTAGTAGGTCTCCGGGGCGGCGAGGCCGTACACCGGGGCCTCGAAACTGTCCAGCGTCCGCTGGTCCACGTCCTCCGAGGCGAGCCGCTCGTACTGACGCGGCGTCAGCCCCTGACACTCCGTGAGATACACGCCGCCGGCGGGTTCTTTCACGAGACTGCGGCCGCGGGACTCGCCGTCGACGCCTGCCAGGTCCAGCACCGTCCGGTGGACATCGAGCAGGCTCACGACCGTCTCGTCGCGGACCACCTCGTCCTCGTCGCTCGTCACGACCACCGGGACGTGGGTCAACTCCGGGAAGACGCCGTAGCAGTGGTTCCACGCGCCGTGTTCGCCGAACAGTTCCCCGTGGTCGGAGATCGTGATCACGTAGTCGAAGTTCTCGCGCAACTCCTCGAAGATGTCCTGATAGACATCGGAGAGGTACCGGACGCTGTCCTCGTAGCTCCGGCGCAGTCGCGAGGAGTCCACGTTGGACTTCCCGGAGACGGTCGCTCGCACTCCGTCGAACTCCGGATCGTCGGTCGTGTGGTACTCCGAGGGCGGGTTGTACGGCGCGTGGGCCTCCATCAGGTTCGCGAAGAAGAACTCGTCGTCGCCGAACGACGTGTTACGGACCGTCTTCAGCGCAGTCTTCGCGCCGTCGTCCATCTCGAAGGGACCGAACCCGCTGTCGTAGAACTTCAGTCTCGCGCCGTGGCGGAGCGACCGGACCGTATCGCAGTCGCCGGTGACGCAGTTCCAGCCAGCCCGGAGATACCGACTGAGCCCCTCGCCGTGGGAGTTGGAGATGAACACGCCCCAGTCGAACACGTCGGGGTCGCCGGCGTCCAGCCGCCAGCCGCGCTCGAAGTGCTCGAACCCCCGGTCGTACTGGAACTCGCTGGAGACGTAGGGATTGGCGCTGAACGCCCGCGTCGTGTAGCCGGCGTCGCGTAACTGCTCGGCCAGCACCGCCCCGTCGTAGGTGAGCCGCTCGTTCTCGCTCCCGATCCCCATCTCCCCGGCGTACTTGCCGGTGAACAGCGAGGCGTGAGCGGGGACCGTCCGGTGGCTCGTGGAGTAGGCTCGCTCGAACCGCCGGCCGGGAACCCAGTCGAAAAAGTCGTCGAAGGAGTCCTTCCGGAGGGTATCGAGCACCACCAGAGCGATGCTTGTCATTGGAGGAGTGGAGGAACGGGCCGGCCAAAGTATGTTCCGGTACTGCGACTGACCCGACTATCGACCGCTACATGTAGCCGAGGTCTTCGAGGCGCTGTTCGGTCGCGCCCGACACGTCCACTTCGCCCGCGGACTCCCTGACACTGGCGTCGGTTAGTTCGGCGAAGGCTTCGCGTACCTTCGGGGCAGATTCGCCGCGCATGACGCGACTCACCTGTGCGTCGTACACGTCGACGACGGATTCGTAGTCGTCGCGCCAGGTAATCTGCTTCTCGACGCGGTCGCCACGGTCGGCGTACAGCGCCCGATAGTCGCCGTTGTAGAGCCAGAGGTCGTCGACGAACTTGCTGGCGCGTTCCTCCATGGGTTCTTCGAGGCCGTGGGAGGAGGCCAATACGGGGCCCTCGGTGACGTACTCGTCGGTCTCCCAGTCGCCGTCGAGGGCGGCGCGCACGACGTGTGGCGTGTCCGTCAGCGACACCGGTTCGTCGTGGGTCGCTCCCGACTCCTGTCCGGGGAACTTCACGAGCAACGGAACGTGCAACTGGAGTTCGTGGATGCCAGCCCCGTGGCCCGTAATGATCGCGTCTGGGCGGATTTCCGAGTGTTCACCGAATCCTTCGCCGTGGTCGGCGGTCACGATCAACAGCGTGTCGTCCCACTCGCCGCGGGACTTGAGCGCGTCGACGAGGCGACCGATCTCGTGGTCGATCTGCGCGATGGCGCCGTCGTACAGGGCCTCGAAGCCACGCATCTGCCAGACTGGCTTCTCGCCGGCGTTGAACGACCAGACCTGGTCGCCACAGTCGTCTTGCAGTTTCCGGGCGGTCCCGTCGTCCCATTCGTCGAACTGGGCCTCGGGTTCGTACGGCAGGTGGGCGTCCATGTAGTTGATACAGGCGGCCCACCCGTCGGTTCGGTCGTCGACCCAGTCGGTGAACAGGTCGGTGTAGACCTCCGCTGGCGTTCCCGTGGTGTGACCATCTGGCAACAGCTGTGGGAAGTCCCACGCCGCTTTGATGTACAGTCCGTTCATGGCGGACTTGATCGGGTAGTCGTGAGAGAGACACCGCTTGAGATACTTTACGTACTCACCCTGCCCCTCCGAGAGTGCGAAGTTACCTGGGTCGAGTCCCTCCTGAAAGAGGACGTTCTGCTGGCCGTGGATGTCGTCGAACGGGTCCTCCAGCCCGACACCCATGTCCGTAATCCACATGTTCTCCGAGAACACGCCGGTACGATGGGGAATCTCGTCCCAGAACGTCTGCCCCGTGAACCGGTGGTGGGCCCTGCGGATGCCGTGTTCCTCGACGTGGAGGCCGGTGAAGATCGAGGTGTGGCTGGGTAAGCTCCAGGTCCCCGGCGACCGGGCCTGCGTGTAGACCGTCGCCTCGTCGGCGAGGGCGTCCATGTTCGGGGTCGTCTCGTTGTGGTGGCCCAGCAGGCTACAATTGCGCGCACGGACACTGTCCATCACTACCAGAAGTACGTTCGTATCAGTCATACTCACCAACTCAGGTAACCGTTCGTGTCAGGATCTTCGGGGCCGACCGTGGGTACTTCGCGGCGATGTAGGCGGTCCGCCAGATGCGATCCCAGGTGGTGACCGACCGCTCGTGTGGGGCGTGTTCGACCTCGTCCGGGTCGATATGGTCGACGCCGTCTCCCCGGTGGACGAACTTCAGGGCGAACTCCGTGTCCCCCATGTGGGATTTCAGAAACTCGTCGAACCCACCGAACCGCTCCCAGTCCGCCCGGTGAAACGCCATCACCCGCCCGGCCACGAGCCCGTAGTCCCAGTCTGGATGGCCGACCAGCGTGCCGCGCTCGATCCGGTCGGCTAAATCCCAGAAGAACGACTCGGTGAACGAGATGTCGTCGTCCAGTATGAGGATCCGATCGTGTTCGGCACGCCCGACGCCGAGGTTACGCGCCTCGTTGAGCGTCCCCTCCCGAACGACCTGCGTGTCCACCCCCTCCGGCACGCTCTCCAGCGTGAGAACGTCCTCCTTGATGCTCGGGATGACTACCGAGACGTCGGTCATTCACCCGAGGTTCGTCCGGGACGGGTTATAAATGTGACTGTACCACACCCGTCTCAGTCCCGACCGACGAACGCGCCGGTGTGGCTGAACTCGTCGTAGTACCGTTCGATCCCCTCCCGTAATCGCGTTCGGAAGGCTGACACGTCGAACTGGGCGGCACGCTCCCGTGGATCCGCGGTGATTCCGTCGCGTTCGAATAGTCCTATCGCCTCTTCGATCCCCTCGGCCGACCCATCGTGCCTGTAGCCGTTCTCCCCCTCATCCACGAACAGGGCGGGGAACCCCTCGTCCCGGGTCAGCACCGCCTTCCCGCTGGCGTTGGCCTCGATGGGAACGATCCCGAAGTCCTCGTCACGGCCGTTGAACACCAGCGCGCGACAGGTCGCGAGCAGATCGTACTTCTCGTCCTCGTCGACGAACCCGCGATAATCGATGGTATCGGCGCGGCGAATCCGGTCCATCACGTCCTCGCTCACGTCGCCGCGGCCGCCGGCCAGCACGAGTCGATGGTCGCTCCCCGCGAAGGCCTCGACGACCGCGGGGACCCCTTTCTCCTCGTCGAGGCGGCCGAGATGCAAATAAAAGCCTTCGTCGCCGTGATTTTCGTACGCCGAGAGGTCGACCGGCGGATACAGCACCTCGGCGTCCCGGTCGTAGAACTTCCGGATGCGGCGGGCGACGATCGGACTGTTGGCGAAGTAGCCGTCGACGCGGAGGTCGACGGTGGCGTCGCGCATCCGCAGGTATCGCACCAGCGGGCGGGCGAGTTGCCCGACGAGTGAGTCCTTTCGGTCGTGATAGAGGTCGTAGAACCACCGCGGCGGCGAGTGACAGTAGTTCAGGTGGAGGGTATCGTCGGGCGTGATGACTGCCCGCGTCGTCGCGCCGGAAGTCACGAGGACGTCCGGGTCGCCGTACTCCCGCCAGTCCACGTCCTCCCAGAGAGCGTACTCGAAGACGCGGCCGGCCTGCGACTGGAGGCGGCGGAGCGGGGCCGGCGAGAGGTCCCGCGTCACGTCCACGAACTGCACGTCGCCGTAGGGGTTCGGGTCGTCGGGGTCGGGCTCGCCGAGCGTGTAGACCCGATCACAGTCGAGCGCCTGAGCGAGGTGAGTGACGAGATACTCGGCACCGCCCCAGGCGTTGATCCCCCAGTGTGCGACCGCCACGTCGAGGTCCGCGAGGCTCGTGGCCGCTCCCTCACTCGCCCCGGTGTCACCGTCCGTCGCCCCGTCGGTCATTGTCGGACCGAGCGACGGCGCGCGCTTAAGCGTACCGACGGCGGTTCGAGTTCGTATCGGGGGCTGACCGAAGACTCACCGCCACTTCGTCGCGCCGTAGAGGTAGCCCAGTCCGACCGCTGCGGTGAACACGAACAGCATCACGAACTGCAGGGCCCTCTCGCGGGAGGGATCGGTGAGGAGCCCCTTCGCCCGGTCGGGGACGAACTCGCCGAGCAGTTGCCCGAGGAAGTCGTACTCCTCGCCCGTGGATTCGGGAACCAGCACTTCCATCCCGCGTTTGGAGTAGCCCTGCCAGAACGCGCGATCGAGCAACCATTTCGGATCGGTCCGGTACTCGAATACTTTGTGCGCGACGCGTGCGTCAGGATTGTAGTAGACGCCGGCATCGTGAGTCTCACGGAGGCGGGCACAGAGTTCGGTCTCCCCGCCCTGGAGGTTCTCGTCGCCCTTTCGGCCGCCGATGTCGGTGTCGAACCCGTCGAGGTCGAGGAACACGTCGCGGCGAAAGGAGATGTTCGAGCCGAAGGTGTTGCGGACCTCGCCGGGGCCGTCGGCGAACCCGCGCTGGGTGACGCCGACGAGGAAGTAGAACTCCGCGGGGAGGAAGGCGGGGCGACCGGCGACCCACTCTGGGGTCATCTTGCCGCCGGCCGCGAGGGCATCTCTGTACTCGTAGGCCTCGACGAGCTGTGAAACCCAGTCCTCGTCGGCGACGGCGTCGTCGTCGATGAACGCGACCACGTCGCCGGTGGCGACCTCGGCTCCGTTGTTTCGGCTCTCCAGCAGACCGACGTTCTCGTCGTTGCAGTGGGTTCGCACGTCCTCGCGGTCGCCGAAGTCGGCCTGGAACTGTTCGTAGACGGTCTCGGAGCCGTCGCTGACCAGTACCAGTTCCGTGTCGTCGTGTGTCTGGTCGAGGACGCTGTGGGCGGCCTCGGTGAAGGCATCGTACCGATCGAGCGTGTGGGTGCAGAGGACGACCGAGACCCGCATACCGACGGCTCCTCACCCGTTCGGCAAAGGGGTTTCTATCCGGATCCGGATTCGGCCGGCCAGCGATCCAGCACCTTGGTCCCGTTCCCGCCGGTGTAGACGATCTGGACCTGTGTCCCGGTCGTGATCGGCTTGCCGAACCGTCCGCTCCCCGTCAACTGGACCGTCGACCCCTCCGAGACTCCCTCCGACTCACTAACGTTTGCCAGCATCGCCCAGGTGCGGTTGGTCTCCCCGCTGACGACCGCCAGTTCTCCGGCCGGGATCGAACTGCCCTTCGAGAACGTCACGATCAGTACCGAGTCGTCGGAGAAGTGCTGGAACGTGAAGTTCGCACGCGTGCCGTTGGCCGCGTCGTCCGCGGGGGCATAGAGGACACCCAGTCCGAGTCCGGCCGCGAGCACCACGGCCATGGCGATCAGCGATCCGGCGGCGACGCTGTCCGTCACCGTGATGGCGCGTTCGTCGTCCCGGACCGTCCGGCGTGAGTTCTCGCGGGGCATCGTCGTCAGTCAGGCGCGCCGGGCGTGACACGCCAGGAGTTCCGGATGCTTCGGCGTGGCCACACCTGAGTGTTGTGTCGGTGTCGGCGTTCGATACGAACACCGTAAGTCCGGTAAGACGGCTACAGCAGGTCCCTGGGCGCGGTATCCGAACCGAGGGACAGCGGGCGAGAAGAAGACGATTTGACAAAGCTTATCCCCGCGTTCGTTTTTACCCCGGGCAATGAGTCAACGCCGGGGGTATTTCGAGGACTACGAGTTCGGCAACGTCCTCGGAGACATCCAGGAGTGGTATCACATCCCGACTCTGGTCGCGTTGCTCGGGTTCATGCTGTGGACCCGGGTGCAAAACTGGAGCAACTTCGTCAGGGACGGAGACGTGTTCTTCTCCGGGAACGACGCGTGGTATCACTACCGACAGACCCAGTACGTCGTCGACCAGTGGCCACAGACCATGCCGTTCGACCCGTGGACCTACTTCCCGTACGGGACCGCCTCGGGACAGTTCGGGACGCTGTTCGACCAGGTGGTCGCGACGATAGCACTGATCGTCGGCCTCGGGAACCCGAGCGATCAGACGGTCGCGATGACACTGCTGGTCGCGCCAGCCGTGTTCGGGATGCTCGTGGCCATTCCGGTCTACTTCGCCGGCAAGCGACTCGGCGGCCGCTTCGGCGGTATCGTCGGCGTGTTGGTGCTGGCGCTCTCCTCCGGGAGTTTCCTCAGCCGCAGTCTCGTCGGCTTTTCGGACCACCACGTGGCCGAGGTCCTGCTCCAGATGACTGCCGTGCTGGCGATCATGGTCGCGGTCTCGGTCGCCGAGGAGGAGATGCCCGTCTGGGAACTCGTGGTCAACCGCGAGTGGGACGCGCTTCGACGGCCCGCTGGCTGGGCGACGCTGGCCGGCGTCGCCACCGCGCTCTATATCTGGGTGTGGCCGCCCGCAGTCCTGCTGGTCGGCATCTTCGGTATCTTCCTCGTCGTCCAGCTGAACGTCGACTATCTCCGCGGCCGCAGTCCGGAACACGTCGCGTTCGTCGGTGCAATCGCGCTCGTCGTCACGGGAGTGCTCTCGTTCGTCCCGCTGAGTACGCTCGAAGTGACGGCCGTCGACTTCTCGTTCATCCAGCCGTTGCTCGCCTTCGCCGTGGCCGCCGGGGCCGTGTTCATGGCCTGGCTGGCACGGAAGATCGACGACGCCGACGTCACCAAGTGGGCCTACCCGGCGACCGTGTTCGGTACCATCGCGGCAGTGACAGTGCTGGCGGCTGTGGTCGTGCCCGACGTGTTCGGCTACGTCGTCAAGAACACCGACCGGTTCATCGGGCTGGGCGGTGGAGCCCAGGCGGGGACCATCGGCGAGGCACAGCAACTTCCGCTCGGGGACCTGCTCCCGCGGCTGTTCGGGAGCTACGGTCTCGCCTGGTTCGGCGCCTTCGCAGGCCTGGTCGCAATTCTGGTCGGCCAGGTTCGCGGCACGGAGCGGAGAGCCGAGACGGTCTTCGTGACCATCTGGACGGTGATGATGTTGCTGGCGACGTTGACCCAGGTCCGCTTTGGCTACTACCTCACGCTGCCCATCGCGGTGCTGAACGCCTACATCATCGCGTTGATCGCCAAGTACGTCTCACCGAGTGAGTCCCTGGAGGAGATCGAGACGTTCCAGGTGCTGACGATTCTGGCTGTGCTGATCCTCGTGGTCGCACCGATGGCCGTCCCGCTGTCCAGCGGGTCGAGCACTGCCGTCGAGGCCGGAAGTCGGGCCGCCCCGAGTCCCGGTGTGGTCGGCTGGACGGACAGTCTCGACTGGATGGAGAACAACACGCCTGTCCCGGGGACCTACGGTGGCGCGAACAACTCGATGGAGTTCACGGAGACCACACCCAGACAGGACGACTACGACTATCCCGACGGGGCGTACGGTGTGCTGTCCTGGTGGGACTACGGGCACTGGATCACACAGCGTGGCGAGCGCATCCCGA
This Halorientalis sp. IM1011 DNA region includes the following protein-coding sequences:
- a CDS encoding alkaline phosphatase family protein; amino-acid sequence: MVLVVLALDAVDVRHAEDFGCENLLLDEHTKMQSVAHRLEHPHTGEAWPSIATGLHPTEHGMTGHGEWDSQVLTMLSRIAHTLNVSGNIRGKIGDAIKQNTGQDWSLQIVEEPTFLDGEYRAVHNWPGVYRNEALHYLWGLFEEVKEDRMSEETLIRETYTEAASKFGWVHEAITHDIEIAATHIHVIDVLGHIYSDDEEAYRQVYEDVNEQVGEVRAALGEDDELLILSDHGMEATWLDDDDPGTHSWRAIAASTVGSPPEHALDVKEWVEDHVQEIDPERTRADIPEDQLRELGYID
- a CDS encoding sulfatase; its protein translation is MTDTNVLLVVMDSVRARNCSLLGHHNETTPNMDALADEATVYTQARSPGTWSLPSHTSIFTGLHVEEHGIRRAHHRFTGQTFWDEIPHRTGVFSENMWITDMGVGLEDPFDDIHGQQNVLFQEGLDPGNFALSEGQGEYVKYLKRCLSHDYPIKSAMNGLYIKAAWDFPQLLPDGHTTGTPAEVYTDLFTDWVDDRTDGWAACINYMDAHLPYEPEAQFDEWDDGTARKLQDDCGDQVWSFNAGEKPVWQMRGFEALYDGAIAQIDHEIGRLVDALKSRGEWDDTLLIVTADHGEGFGEHSEIRPDAIITGHGAGIHELQLHVPLLVKFPGQESGATHDEPVSLTDTPHVVRAALDGDWETDEYVTEGPVLASSHGLEEPMEERASKFVDDLWLYNGDYRALYADRGDRVEKQITWRDDYESVVDVYDAQVSRVMRGESAPKVREAFAELTDASVRESAGEVDVSGATEQRLEDLGYM
- a CDS encoding sulfatase-like hydrolase/transferase, which codes for MTSIALVVLDTLRKDSFDDFFDWVPGRRFERAYSTSHRTVPAHASLFTGKYAGEMGIGSENERLTYDGAVLAEQLRDAGYTTRAFSANPYVSSEFQYDRGFEHFERGWRLDAGDPDVFDWGVFISNSHGEGLSRYLRAGWNCVTGDCDTVRSLRHGARLKFYDSGFGPFEMDDGAKTALKTVRNTSFGDDEFFFANLMEAHAPYNPPSEYHTTDDPEFDGVRATVSGKSNVDSSRLRRSYEDSVRYLSDVYQDIFEELRENFDYVITISDHGELFGEHGAWNHCYGVFPELTHVPVVVTSDEDEVVRDETVVSLLDVHRTVLDLAGVDGESRGRSLVKEPAGGVYLTECQGLTPRQYERLASEDVDQRTLDSFEAPVYGLAAPETYYGYETRDGFVETGTATVDEPRERLDELKDELAGAPAQTSDDDLSEAVLDQLDDLGYT
- the aglG gene encoding glucosyl-dolichyl phosphate glucuronosyltransferase, with the protein product MRVSVVLCTHTLDRYDAFTEAAHSVLDQTHDDTELVLVSDGSETVYEQFQADFGDREDVRTHCNDENVGLLESRNNGAEVATGDVVAFIDDDAVADEDWVSQLVEAYEYRDALAAGGKMTPEWVAGRPAFLPAEFYFLVGVTQRGFADGPGEVRNTFGSNISFRRDVFLDLDGFDTDIGGRKGDENLQGGETELCARLRETHDAGVYYNPDARVAHKVFEYRTDPKWLLDRAFWQGYSKRGMEVLVPESTGEEYDFLGQLLGEFVPDRAKGLLTDPSRERALQFVMLFVFTAAVGLGYLYGATKWR
- a CDS encoding lipopolysaccharide biosynthesis protein, whose amino-acid sequence is MSDRTDFGEQVGFGFVGRLLTAVLGLVGTVVVARMTTPDVYGLYFFIYGVADTLNNPFGGWVEGCRKRITESDAREGEIMGAYALGLGLFTVVGVAVIAIAGEFAAGYIPVDGLGRHWPVLALLFVGLNLTQQTGMILSVRPNFGYHSWIDLLKTVLKYIGQIGLVVLGYQAGGLVAGTALGLIVVAPLPFRLIGVRPRLPTRATVRRIWTFAKPKFPQSMLNTMMGRIDTILIGVLATSVFVGYYNVALRISAPAIFVTQLISNGTYGDISDLHSRGEAVAERLRHSASYSSVLAIPLFFGALILGQEILVTAYEPKYAGAGVFLVLIALYRMLITQEQVFASAINGLDMPYTSFRISLVKFVTNVVGSVGLFFVMGPIGVVVGSTIAQSVTYALSVYAVRVEVPSVTIVPSPLVHQFVSGGVMAAVVWALRRVVPVRSWVYVFALVAVGAAVYGAVLLAISEHHRATLRNVSNGMLGKVVP
- a CDS encoding oligosaccharyl transferase, archaeosortase A system-associated — translated: MSQRRGYFEDYEFGNVLGDIQEWYHIPTLVALLGFMLWTRVQNWSNFVRDGDVFFSGNDAWYHYRQTQYVVDQWPQTMPFDPWTYFPYGTASGQFGTLFDQVVATIALIVGLGNPSDQTVAMTLLVAPAVFGMLVAIPVYFAGKRLGGRFGGIVGVLVLALSSGSFLSRSLVGFSDHHVAEVLLQMTAVLAIMVAVSVAEEEMPVWELVVNREWDALRRPAGWATLAGVATALYIWVWPPAVLLVGIFGIFLVVQLNVDYLRGRSPEHVAFVGAIALVVTGVLSFVPLSTLEVTAVDFSFIQPLLAFAVAAGAVFMAWLARKIDDADVTKWAYPATVFGTIAAVTVLAAVVVPDVFGYVVKNTDRFIGLGGGAQAGTIGEAQQLPLGDLLPRLFGSYGLAWFGAFAGLVAILVGQVRGTERRAETVFVTIWTVMMLLATLTQVRFGYYLTLPIAVLNAYIIALIAKYVSPSESLEEIETFQVLTILAVLILVVAPMAVPLSSGSSTAVEAGSRAAPSPGVVGWTDSLDWMENNTPVPGTYGGANNSMEFTETTPRQDDYDYPDGAYGVLSWWDYGHWITQRGERIPTANPFQQGATEAADFLLAPNEEQAGDVLANVSEDDAETRYVMVDWKMVNTYSRLSRGKFFAPTIFNESTSTSDYYSPVYDLSGGQARMGYNLKSQRYYESMVNRLWHFHGSGQQPQPVVMNYDTRQAQGGEVKVLPGGDQRVYRMFRSMQEARDFAEEDGTAQVGGVGPNPPEAVEALSHYRLVHSSNTSALQRGSPYVRGFQRQSQVLRGGQNSTASLGQLQRVLFGSSPSIPPWTKVFERVEGATIEGTGPENRTVMASVPMRQEATNTTFRYTQRVETGPDGEFEMTVPYSTTGYDNWGTEEGYTDVAVEAAGPYEISTNIYQNLSSGEGYLYNTTAHVSEGKVIGEDDSPVQVELTRTEIAPPQQPEGNESTGNETTDDGSSDGSTDDSTNSTDSNTSADGTSDQPFLAEPAGGAGVVAP
- a CDS encoding glycosyltransferase family 2 protein, whose translation is MTDVSVVIPSIKEDVLTLESVPEGVDTQVVREGTLNEARNLGVGRAEHDRILILDDDISFTESFFWDLADRIERGTLVGHPDWDYGLVAGRVMAFHRADWERFGGFDEFLKSHMGDTEFALKFVHRGDGVDHIDPDEVEHAPHERSVTTWDRIWRTAYIAAKYPRSAPKILTRTVT
- a CDS encoding glycosyltransferase; amino-acid sequence: MTDGATDGDTGASEGAATSLADLDVAVAHWGINAWGGAEYLVTHLAQALDCDRVYTLGEPDPDDPNPYGDVQFVDVTRDLSPAPLRRLQSQAGRVFEYALWEDVDWREYGDPDVLVTSGATTRAVITPDDTLHLNYCHSPPRWFYDLYHDRKDSLVGQLARPLVRYLRMRDATVDLRVDGYFANSPIVARRIRKFYDRDAEVLYPPVDLSAYENHGDEGFYLHLGRLDEEKGVPAVVEAFAGSDHRLVLAGGRGDVSEDVMDRIRRADTIDYRGFVDEDEKYDLLATCRALVFNGRDEDFGIVPIEANASGKAVLTRDEGFPALFVDEGENGYRHDGSAEGIEEAIGLFERDGITADPRERAAQFDVSAFRTRLREGIERYYDEFSHTGAFVGRD